Proteins encoded together in one Lathamus discolor isolate bLatDis1 chromosome 3, bLatDis1.hap1, whole genome shotgun sequence window:
- the LOC136011291 gene encoding solute carrier family 2, facilitated glucose transporter member 5-like, with the protein MGDSSAPPGPRLPPASPPPPSSCSGCSLAPTVGKETPRPGGDITGHLTFPLLSVTLLLSFGSSMLYGYNLAVVNSPAVHIKAFYNTTWSQRYGHGLAPGPLTLLYSLTVSTFSLGGLVGSLLVGVLVERYGRNGALSRSSLLVLLAGGFMGSSRELGSPEMVIIGRCITGIHSGICLSVVPLYLGEIAPKNLRGFLGLVPSIFICLGVFSAQVLGLPELLGEDRFWPLFLSVVVIPASLQLLLLHCFPESPRYLLIEKDDVCGTTRALCRFLGTPDVQDVIEEMKAEQQSLSSVEMVSVWQLLRDRSVHWQTLSVVVVNAGMQLSGIDAIWFYTNTIFENAGIPASQIPYTTVGTGTIEVVAGLIGCFTIEKLGRRPLLITGFCAMGICLAGITVSLLLQTTVPWMCYVGVVCVIGTIAGFCIGPAGVPFLMTAELFTQSHRPAAYIVGGSLNWLCNFTIGFIFPFLQMSAGAFCFLVFCGVCLLVALYVYLVIPETKNKTFMEISHIFATRGSFPSMPAHLRMKKLDGYGALESSSLEDKDSSLP; encoded by the exons ATGGGAGACTCGAGCGCGCCCCCCGGACCGCGgctgcctcctgcctcccctcctcctccctcctcctgctccggCTGCAGCCTCGCCCCGACGGTCGGGAAAGAGACCCCGCGGCCCGGCGGGGACATCACTGGG caCCTCACCTTTCCCCTGCTGTCAGTCACCCTCCTGCTGTCCTTCGGCTCCTCCATGCTTTATGGCTACAACCTGGCCGTGGTGAACTCGCCGGCGGTG cacatAAAGGCTTTCTACAACACCACATGGTCCCAGAGGTACGGGCACGGGCTGGCACCCGGCCCCCTGACCCTCCTCTACTCCCTGACTGTCTCCACCTTCTCCCTGGGCGGGCTGGTGGGCTCCCTGCTCGTAGGGGTGCTGGTGGAGCGCTACGGCAG GAACGGTGCACTGAGCCGCAGCTCCCTCCTTGTCCTCCTGGCCGGCGGCTTCATGGGctccagcagggagctggggtcCCCTGAGATGGTGATCATCGGCCGCTGCATCACAGGGATCCACTCAG GTATCTGTCTCAGCGTGGTGCCCCTCTACCTAGGAGAAATCGCCCCCAAGAACCTGCGGGGTTTCCTGGGGCTCGTGCCCAGCATCTTCATCTGCCTGGGGGTTTTCTCTGCTCAGGTCCTCGGCCTCCCGGAGCTGCTGGGTGAG GACAGGTTCtggccccttttcctgtcagtgGTGGTCATTCCCGcctccctccagctcctgctgctgcactgcttCCCTGAGAGCCCACGGTACCTGCTGATAGAGAAGGATGATGTCTGCGGGACCACCAGGG CGCTGTGCCGGTTCCTGGGGACACCGGATGTGCAGGATGTGATCGAGGAGATGAAGGCGGAGCAGCAGTCGCTCTCCTCTGTGGAGATGGTCTCTGtgtggcagctgctgagggaCCGCTCTGTGCACTGGCAAACGCTGTCGGTGGTGGTGGTGAACGCCGGCATGCAGCTCTCGGGGATCGATGCT ATCTGGTTTTACACCAACACCATCTTCGAGAACGCCGGGATCCCTGCATCGCAGATTCCCTACACCACCGTGGGCACCGGCACCATTGAAGTTGTTGCTGGGCTGATCGGG TGTTTTACCATCGAGAAGCTGGGCCGGCGGCCCCTCCTCATCACCGGCTTCTGCGCCATGGGCATCTGCTTGGCTGGCATCACcgtctccctgctgctgcag ACCACCGTGCCCTGGATGTGCTATGTTGGCGTTGTCTGTGTGATTGGCACCATCGCTGGCTTCTGCATAGGACCAG CCGGTGTCCCCTTCCTGATGACAGCGGAGCTCTTCACTCAGTCCCACCGCCCGGCTGCCTACATTGTGGGGGGGTCCCTCAACTGGCTCTGCAACTTCACCATTGGCTTCATCTTCCCCTTCTTGCAG ATGTCAGCTGGTGCCTTTTGCTTCTTGGTTTTCTGTGGTGTCTGCCTGCTGGTGGCCCTGTACGTCTACCTTGTGATCCCTGAGACCAAGAACAAAACCTTCATGGAGATCAGCCACATCTTTGCCACCCGCGGCTCCTTCCCCTCCATGCCAGCCCACCTTCGGATGAAGAAACTCGATGGTTACGGGGCCTTGGAGAGCAGCTCCCTGGAGGACAAAGACTCCAGCCTCCCCTGA